Below is a genomic region from Ziziphus jujuba cultivar Dongzao chromosome 7, ASM3175591v1.
TTCGCATGTCCCACTGGACCACTTAAATGTGATCAGTGAGCATTGGTTGCCAGTATAGATTGGATATTGTCACTTTCATTTTACATTTCTCTCGAGCTTATTTAAATGCCTTTTTCACAAATACATGTGAGAATATGTTGTTATCAGAATTTAGTTCCAATATCTAATTGTTAAActgaaataaattttatcagGTATTCCCTGCTCCAGGTGATAGAGAAAAAGTAAAATCTTGTTTGTCTGAATTGGGGGATATGAGCAACACATTCAAGCAATCTTTGACTGCTGGCATGGAACAACTTGTTGCAACCATAACACCCCGAATTCGTCCAGTGCTAGATGGTGTAGCAACCATCAGTTACGAGCTCTCTGAGGCTGAATATGCAGATAATGAGGTCAATGATCCATGGGTCCAGAGACTTCTCCATGCTGTTGAGTCGAATGTAGCATGGCTCCAGCCTCTAATGACAGCCAACAATTATGACTCGTTTGTACATTTGGTCATTGACTTCATCGTGAAGAGGCTGGAAGTGACTATGATGCAGAAAAGATTCAGTCAGCTTGGAGGACTGCAGCTCGATAGAGATGCTAGGGCATTGGTAAGCCACTTCTCTAGCATGACTCAAAGGACTGTTAGAGATAAGTTTGCTCGTCTCACTCAAATGGCTACTATTCTCAACCTAGAAAAGGTCTCTGAGATTCTAGATTTCTGGGGTGAGAATTCGGGACCTATGACATGGAGGCTTACACCAGCTGAAGTTAGGCGAGTTTTGGGTTTGAGGGTTGATTTTAAACCTGAAGCAATTGCGGCTCTTAAGTTGTAATCACCTTCAGTGAGTTGATCATattcttttgttgtttgttttcctAGATATCTTTATTCTTATTCCTGCTAGaggttttctttaaaaatattgatatacTTCCGAGATTCTTTGCTACACGGCACTCAATACACCTTTCAATTTTGAACCTTAAGAAGTGTACGACCAGACATTTGGATTATTGGATAACTGGGAAACTAATGAGGCATTTTTTATCGAAAAGATTCACCATTTGCACTGCCAAATTTCTTAATTTGGAGGTTTTAGCGTTGTTGGTCAGAGAGTATCTAAGACTATTGTATCTTTTTACATTCAGGATGGTAACTGTCAGACATTTATGTGTGCCAAATTGACAAAAGAGATGAAAGGTTGCAAAAAAAGTTCATTTCTGCAAGGTTGGCTTAGTTTTTTGGGAAGCATCGAAAGGTTAATTAGAGTACGTTCATTTTTCAAGTAAGACCCTGGCTTTTCTTGTTACCCAAGTTTTGAGATTGATTAGCAGGGTGTCTCTTTTCTTCAAACTTTTAGTACGTGGTCTTGGTTCTACTCTAATTTGCAACCGATATATTTGAAAAGCTAGGTTTGGATTGCAGTTAAATGATATGTGCGTTTGGCCACGCAAGGCTTGTTCATCAAAACATTCCCATCGAAATCAACTTCTAAAGCGATATGGATTCTACTCAGACATTTATCTTTtgttcaacaaaaaaaatttaacccaTAACTATACTTGCATTGAATTCACCAGTCAAAAATACAAATCCACAATTTTTTTGCCTTGGTTAAGAATTCGGCCGAAAAGGATGAATAAATAGAGCCCTGGTTAAACTGACCTCTGATAATCATGCATAACAgaaaaaaacaaggaaattaGCCATAATTGTTTATCTTCACTTAAGTTTTGTCATGTTCAAATTTCCAAACCATCTTATTTTGCATCAAACACAAGTAAAGAGAAGGCCGTAACATCAATTTTTCGAGGGTTGTATGGTAAATAAAACCCTCTGGGGCGGCTTGTCATTCCCCGTACTAGTCCCATaaccaataatatattttttattttctgttaagtTTTCAAATAAACAATGATAATTTAAAGAGAAGCATCAACAAAATTGAAACCAAGGAAAACCCACCCTAAACAACATGTTCTTGTTACAATGGAAAAAAGCTAATACAAACTTTCAGTGACGGATAAGCAGCTAGCAGTAGGTATAAAACCACGCATCAGAATCCCACAGCTAAACCCAGAAGATAAAATTAACATTCAACTTAAGAGATTAGACATGTGCAGTGCCTTCAGTGAATTTGGGATCCTCACATCTGTACCGCCCGTCAGGTCCAATTCCAAAACCTTTTGGATCTGCGAACACATTCTCCAGTAACTGGCTGCGACATGGAAGAGGGCTTTCATCTGCGAATTCAACAGCATCCTCAACCACCTCATCTATCTTCTTGTCTATGGCCTTTGAGTCTTGCTCACTGACTAACTTGTTCTCAAATAAGTATTTCTTCAACGCAGTAATGGGGTCTCTAGCAGCATAGCGTGCCTTCTCAGCTGCAAAAAGGGGGTACCAAAAAGATGGttgttaatattaataaatctaAGGATAATAACAATACATTAAAATGACTCATATTACTTTACAATAAACCCGACGGTAAAAAAGAATTCTTTATATAACATTAAATGCTAGAGCATGCTGAACTAACTAGTTTCCCACTGcatctaaatttaaatcatcTCGTTTATATATCTAAACAGCTGCAAAAGAATCAAAAGACCATCCAAACAAAATGACAGAAGTACTAAACCCGGGGGATAACAGTCATGGGATTATTGTACACTGTTTTTAAACCATCCTGATAAATCATTCTTCAATGGATATAATGAAACAGAAATTCTATCTGGTTTCGATCATCAAAATTATCACCAACTCATTCCAAATATGTGAGTAAAGGAATGAATATCTCCTTCCAAATTAGAGTGAACAACTGTCCTCTACCCAGATAACTAGAGAATTAGATGCTTTTACATTTCATTAAAGCAACCACTCAAATTACTTAATGGTCCATAGTTGAGAAGAAACGACCGCACATCAAGATAAAAATACTGAAAAAGGTATGATCTAATAATAGAATGTACTAGGGGAGAAACAGAAAGAGAAGATCATAACTGAatcttatctatatatatataaagaggtAGATGCATAATTGCcgtgaaaaaataaacaaacaaaagagaCAAGCATAATCAAATACGCACCAGGGTCACGAAGCTCATCTGGATCAGCCAATGAATGTCCTCTGAATCTGTATGTCTCACATTCCACCAATGTGGGCCCTTCTCCCCTCCGTGCCCTTCCGATTGCCTCCTTTGCAACCTCCCTCACCTTCAACACGTCCATTCCATCAACATGAACGCCTGGCATACCAAAAGCGGGTCCCTTCTTCCAGATCTCTGGATCTGAAGTAGCCCTCAGATGAGACATCCCAATTGCCCACAAATTATTCTCAACAACAAACACAATTGGCAATTTCCACAATGCCGCCATGTTCAAACACTCGAAGAACTGTCCATTATTACAGGTACCATCTCCGAAAAATGCCAACGTCACATTATCACAATCTGCCTCTTTCAACACCTCCCGTCTATATTTAGATGTGAAAGCTGCACCAGTTGCCACTGGTATCCCTTCACCAATGAAAGCAAATCCACCAAGAACATTGTGCTCTTTGGAGAACATATGCATGGAACCACCTTGGCCTCGGCAGCACCCGGTGGTCTTCCCAAACAGCTCGCTCATCACAGCACGAGCAGGGACACCCTTACTCAAAGCGTGCACATGATCCCGGTACGTGCTCACCACACAATCGTCCTTCTTCAGAAGCTTGATGAACCCAGTTGACACTGCTTCTTGGCCATTGTAGAGATGAACGAATCCAAACATTTTTCCCCTATAGTACATCTGGGCGCACATGTCCTCGAAAGCTCTGCCCAATACCATATCTTCATACAGCACCAATCCTTCCTCTTTTGTGATCAGCTGAACACACAATCATTGAAAAAGCCAATGAATAATTGTTTCAGGAAAAGATTTCCTTAAGAATAAAAACGCATTCAACCTAAAAGTTCCAACATTTCTTCATAATCAACGTGAGGTAAGAAAGGACAAAGATTTCTCAGATTTTTCACCCTTACATTGACTAAGAAGTAAAGCTTAAATCTTTTGATTGATTCGTTTCAGGAATTCCAATTTATTAAGCAAACAATGGAACTATTCCTACATCTTACCATCCAATAGAAGAAACccacaaatcttttttttttttttttttggtaatatagaAACCCACAAAccttaaataagaaaaaatcgtTACTTTTTTGTCAGCTTCATATGCAACGAgacagaaaataagaaaaaataaaagctttccAGAAAATTTAGCAAAGAATTGACACAGAataacagaattttttttttttttaccagatTGGTGGTGGAATGGCGCTTCTTCTCCTTTACGACGTCGGAAACGGCGACAACAACGGATCGACGGCGAGAAACGGAATGATTGGACTTAGAAGCAAGAGGAACAGAACGGAGCTTCTGGGTAGATCCAATAAAAGAGGACTTGAGCAAAGTGGGTTTATCATTGGATCTGGGGGAGGTGGTGTTGAGAGGGAGGGGTTGGGCGAACTTGGTGGCGGAGAAAGACATTGTTATTTGTGTTTTTCCAGGCTTAAAGAGGTGTTTGGGaatccagaaaaagaaatgggtAATAGTCCTTATAGGAGGAGAGAAAAGTGGGAGAGgaatgagagagagagtaatTAAGGGAAGAGAGGGAAAGTGGCGGAGAAAACAAGGGAGGGAAGCTTGGAAATAACCGGTTCCGCCTGGTAGAAAGAGCGTTGGGACGAGTTTGTTTGATACGAATAatgacaagaaaacacaaaaaggGAAAGCCACCCAACACAACTAACCATAAGCTACTACTGCTTGTACATTTCAATTAAGACCTTGCGtaattttgtgtatatatatatatacacacacatatatacattaatATTATTCACAATTTGTGGCCTCGTAAACTCAGATAATAATTGCAACTCTCTTCAGTTTCTTTCTTGGACAGTTGGGGGTTGTCCCCCTTTTCTTCGTTTATTTTGACATTTTGGGTCTGCAAAACaactaaaacatttttatttcagAGAACTAGAGTTTTTTTTATATGCGCATCAACTAGGTTTTGACAGTCCAAATTTGGCTACTTCTGCTGCTAGACATCTGTGTATTGAATTGAAAATCTTctgcctttcttttttttttcatttccaaataatctttttgggtttgggtttaaTATTATGTGagcctttatttttattgtttgggTAATCCAAAATGGAAGACATCTATGCATGAGTATTTTGCATTCCTGTGTTTTGAGGTTGAAGTGGGTCCGAACAGTTTGGGGGAGCGGCTATGACATGTGGATAGCGAGGAATTCCAACACGTCATGGATCAGACGATTCCTCGGCtacttattttctatttatttttaagaatttgaaacaaaatagTATCAACAGGGTCCATAGCTCAGTGGTAGAGCATTTGACTGCAGATCAAGAGGTCACCGGTTCGAACCCGGTTGGGCCCTTTTTCAAACTGTAATATTTAATCTTTTGTGATTCTCCTCCCATCACTTTCAATACAATTTCTACTACACAATGCTATGAGAAGAACCAAAAGGGCATtgctttttattgatattttctaaattttccaaatccaaaagttaaaattacacCTTTCTTGTTTCACCATTTCGCAAAGTTCAAACCAAATCTTTTTGCTGGAGATTGAAAAGATTGGGCAAATAGAAAGCAACTTCAACTATCCTTTCATCAAAACTGAAGAATTTAGGAATACAAGATTAGCTGCCTTCCAATCAATTTGAAAAGTTCATGCCATCTAATATACCAACTTCACAAGCCGCCAAACCTTTCATGgtttctccccaaaaaaaaaaaagaaaacacgtTTTCTTTCAATGAATGAATGATTTCTATTCGTAGTTAACCAAAAAAGAGCCTTTCTCTGTTTTCCATATACAAAATCTGTACTACttccaataataatatacagcAGCTATGGATGtaattacaaattatgtaaaaccaaaaaaaaaaaaaaaagggtcaaaaCTCAGCAAAATGGACAGTAGATCCTCAACTATTGGACGGCACCGATAGCATTGTTAGTCTATACTCTGTACATGAAAATTACACTACCTCTTGCTGATCTTCTCCTTGCCTATGGAAAAGCATCTATCATGTGTCAGAATTAAATAACCAACAGTTTCTATAAAGTGAAACATTGAAACTAAACAAACTCACCAAATATATTGGATTTCAAAGGAAATCGAAGAGATGAGCCTTTTACTTTAAGCTCCCTGAGTTGCTTGTTTCTACTTTGTTTCTCTATTGACACCAGAGCGCCGCTACTTTCTCCTGTTAAAACATCACTTCCCCTCCTCACCTTCTCATGATAAACAGCTGGTGGAGCAAGCCTCAACTGAGGCATGTTTTCTATCTGCACTAACCGTGGTTCTTTCTGCAAACTATTTAAGATCTCAAactgcaaaataaattacaaattcgATTAACATCAAGAAATGATAAGTTCTAGGAAACGAAAAAGAACTTGAAAATAAGAGTAAACCATTCTCCAGAATTTTACCCGTGATATTTGTTGGTGCGCATAGGCATTTTCAAATGCATCATTTTCATGAAGGTGAACAGTTGTTCCATGTACCGATTGGGCTTTTATTGGAACTTTTTTTACTAAACCATTCTCTGCAAGTATTGATTTATTCCTAGACCTCTGCAATTTCTTGTTAGGCATACAAACAGGACATCCTGAAGAGGATCCACTACTTGATGTGCCATTCTCCAGAATTTCACATTCGAGATGAGTTGCATGACCACAATTGAAAACTCGAATGCCCGAGTTAGAAGAGTTCTTGGCAAAAGGGCAATTACATATACAACAGATTTGACCACGGGGGGCATACCCATGAGAGGCACCCTTCTTTAGTAAGCTCATAGTGTAGAATGTGTCATCCTCTATCAAGGATTTTGCAGTATCCTACATATGAAAATATGGATGTTTTAATGACAAGAATTTCAAGTATGGATCTGATTGCATGTCTACAGCATAAACTAAAGCCATAGACGGCACTTACCAGAATTCTTCTTTCAAAACCATATGTTCCAAGCATTCCCAGTATTGTGAGTTTAAAGTCACCAAATTCCGAGCTACCATTATCAGAGAGGAGTT
It encodes:
- the LOC107423789 gene encoding pyruvate dehydrogenase E1 component subunit alpha-3, chloroplastic, which produces MSFSATKFAQPLPLNTTSPRSNDKPTLLKSSFIGSTQKLRSVPLASKSNHSVSRRRSVVVAVSDVVKEKKRHSTTNLLITKEEGLVLYEDMVLGRAFEDMCAQMYYRGKMFGFVHLYNGQEAVSTGFIKLLKKDDCVVSTYRDHVHALSKGVPARAVMSELFGKTTGCCRGQGGSMHMFSKEHNVLGGFAFIGEGIPVATGAAFTSKYRREVLKEADCDNVTLAFFGDGTCNNGQFFECLNMAALWKLPIVFVVENNLWAIGMSHLRATSDPEIWKKGPAFGMPGVHVDGMDVLKVREVAKEAIGRARRGEGPTLVECETYRFRGHSLADPDELRDPAEKARYAARDPITALKKYLFENKLVSEQDSKAIDKKIDEVVEDAVEFADESPLPCRSQLLENVFADPKGFGIGPDGRYRCEDPKFTEGTAHV